The Mariluticola halotolerans nucleotide sequence ACCATGCCGGTGGGGAGACCTCCTGCCCGGTCGAACTCAAATTCACCCGGTCCCGGCTCACCTCACCGCCGGGCCTTGTGCCACCCGGCGGCCTGCGCTTCCGCTTCGGAGCAGAACCAGCGCTCGCCATATTCGGGACTGATGCGGGTTCGGGTGTAAAATTCCTGGCCGGGCACATGGTAGATATGTTTACCGGAATTGATGCTGATATTGCCCTTGATCACGCATTCGCCAGCGGAGGCGTAACCGCCGGATACCACCTGCATGG carries:
- a CDS encoding sunset domain-containing protein → MNFSRLPLVPQLLLVSALPFGAVTFVLSPDAFMAGTQSMSMQVVSGGYASAGECVIKGNISINSGKHIYHVPGQEFYTRTRISPEYGERWFCSEAEAQAAGWHKARR